In one Shinella zoogloeoides genomic region, the following are encoded:
- a CDS encoding penicillin-binding protein 1A has protein sequence MIRLIGYFFGIGAVFFLGVAAVVALYLGSVTKDLPDYEVLNSYAPPVTTRMHAGNGALMAEYARERRLYLPIQAIPDRVKAAFLSAEDKNFYQHPGVDVTGLFRAIVVNLQNMGSGRRPVGASTITQQVAKNFLLSSDQTIDRKVKEAILSFRIEQAYSKDRILELYLNEIFFGLNSYGIAGAALTYFDKSVTELTVAETAYLAALPKGPSNYHPFRRTEAAIERRNWVIDRMVENGYVTQSDGAEAKAQPLGVTPRHRGTYLFASDYFSEEVRRQIIERYGDNALYEGGLSVRTSLDPRIQIAARKALQRGLLTYDERRGFHGPIKTIEIGGDWGVELAKIDSLSDVPEWKLSVVLAVDEGGADIGLQPRKEASGKVVEERVTGRIEAKNMNWAYRSAKGDRKTAKSPAGVFNVGDVVYVEPMEGGTYRLRQPPKVQGGLVAMDPHTGRVLAMVGGFSYGQSEFNRATQAMRQPGSSFKPFVYAAALDNGYTPASVIMDAPIEIVAGGQVWRPQNYGGGAAGPSTLRLGIERSRNLMTVRLANDMGMNLVAEYAERFGIYDKMYPVLSMSLGSGETTVLRMVSAYAVLANGGKQIKPSLIDRIQDRYGKTIFRHEERTCENCNANDWEKQEEPTLVDNREQVLDPMTAYQITSMMEGVVTRGTAAGKIKLDRPTAGKTGTTNDEKDAWFVGYTPDLVAGLYIGFDNPAPLGRGATGGSLSAPIFNEFMQAALEGTRPTKFIVPEGMQFIAVNRKTGMQANEGDPDTIMEAFKPGTGPADVFSVIGGEEFATPEEILKSSPQANQAVSGGSGGLF, from the coding sequence ATGATCAGACTGATTGGATATTTCTTCGGGATTGGCGCCGTGTTCTTCCTCGGCGTGGCGGCTGTGGTCGCGCTCTATCTCGGAAGTGTCACCAAGGATCTTCCCGATTATGAAGTGCTGAACAGCTATGCGCCGCCGGTGACGACGCGCATGCATGCCGGCAACGGCGCGCTGATGGCCGAATATGCCCGCGAACGCCGCCTCTACCTGCCGATCCAGGCGATTCCCGACCGCGTGAAGGCCGCCTTCCTCTCGGCGGAAGACAAGAACTTCTACCAGCATCCCGGCGTGGACGTGACGGGCCTCTTCCGCGCCATCGTCGTCAACCTGCAGAACATGGGTTCCGGTCGCCGCCCGGTCGGCGCATCGACGATCACGCAGCAGGTCGCCAAGAACTTCCTGCTCTCCTCCGACCAGACGATCGACCGCAAGGTGAAGGAGGCGATCCTCTCCTTCCGCATCGAGCAGGCCTATTCCAAGGACCGCATTCTCGAGCTCTACCTCAACGAGATCTTCTTCGGCCTGAACTCCTACGGCATCGCCGGCGCGGCGCTCACCTATTTCGACAAGTCCGTCACCGAGCTGACGGTCGCCGAGACCGCCTATCTCGCCGCCCTGCCGAAGGGCCCGTCGAACTACCATCCCTTCCGCCGCACGGAAGCTGCCATCGAACGCCGCAACTGGGTCATCGACCGCATGGTCGAGAACGGTTACGTCACCCAGAGCGACGGCGCGGAGGCCAAGGCCCAGCCGCTCGGCGTGACGCCGCGCCACCGCGGCACCTATCTCTTCGCCTCGGACTATTTCTCCGAAGAAGTCCGTCGGCAGATCATCGAGCGCTACGGCGACAACGCGCTTTACGAGGGCGGCCTGTCCGTGCGCACGTCGCTCGATCCGCGCATCCAGATCGCCGCGCGCAAGGCCCTGCAGCGCGGCCTGCTGACCTATGACGAGCGCCGCGGCTTCCATGGCCCGATCAAGACCATCGAGATCGGCGGCGACTGGGGCGTGGAGCTTGCCAAGATCGATTCGCTTTCCGACGTGCCGGAATGGAAGCTTTCCGTCGTGCTCGCCGTCGACGAGGGCGGCGCCGATATCGGCCTCCAGCCGCGCAAGGAGGCGTCGGGCAAGGTCGTCGAGGAGCGGGTCACCGGCCGCATCGAGGCCAAGAACATGAACTGGGCCTATCGCTCAGCCAAGGGCGACCGCAAGACGGCGAAATCGCCGGCCGGCGTCTTCAATGTCGGCGATGTAGTCTATGTCGAACCGATGGAAGGCGGCACCTATCGCCTGCGCCAGCCGCCGAAGGTGCAGGGCGGCCTTGTCGCCATGGACCCGCATACCGGCCGCGTGCTCGCCATGGTCGGCGGCTTCTCCTACGGCCAGTCGGAATTCAACCGCGCAACGCAGGCGATGCGCCAGCCGGGCTCCTCCTTCAAGCCGTTCGTCTACGCGGCGGCTCTCGACAACGGCTATACGCCCGCCTCGGTCATCATGGATGCGCCGATCGAGATCGTCGCCGGCGGCCAGGTCTGGCGCCCGCAGAACTACGGCGGCGGCGCGGCCGGTCCCTCGACGCTGCGCCTCGGCATCGAGCGCTCGCGCAACCTGATGACCGTGCGCCTTGCCAACGACATGGGCATGAACCTCGTCGCCGAATATGCCGAGCGTTTCGGCATCTACGACAAGATGTATCCGGTGCTGTCCATGTCGCTCGGCTCGGGCGAGACGACCGTGCTGCGCATGGTCTCGGCCTATGCCGTGCTCGCCAATGGCGGCAAGCAGATCAAGCCTTCGCTGATCGACCGCATCCAGGACCGCTACGGCAAGACGATCTTCCGCCACGAAGAGCGTACCTGCGAGAACTGCAACGCCAACGACTGGGAAAAGCAGGAAGAGCCGACGCTGGTCGACAACCGCGAACAGGTTCTGGACCCGATGACCGCCTACCAGATCACCTCGATGATGGAAGGCGTCGTCACCCGCGGTACCGCGGCCGGCAAGATCAAGCTCGACCGTCCCACGGCCGGCAAGACCGGCACGACGAACGACGAGAAGGACGCCTGGTTCGTCGGCTATACGCCCGATCTCGTCGCCGGCCTCTATATCGGCTTCGACAACCCGGCGCCGCTCGGCCGTGGCGCCACCGGCGGCTCGCTCTCCGCCCCGATCTTCAACGAATTCATGCAGGCGGCGCTGGAAGGCACGCGCCCGACGAAGTTCATCGTGCCCGAGGGCATGCAGTTCATCGCCGTCAACCGCAAGACCGGCATGCAGGCCAATGAGGGCGATCCGGACACGATCATGGAGGCCTTCAAGCCCGGCACCGGCCCGGCCGACGTCTTCTCGGTCATCGGCGGCGAGGAATTCGCGACACCAGAGGAAATCCTCAAGAGCTCGCCGCAGGCGAACCAGGCGGTGAGCGGCGGCAGCGGCGGCCTGTTCTGA
- the prfB gene encoding peptide chain release factor 2 (programmed frameshift), protein MRAEIENIVDEIKQAISLLRRHLDWDQALRRLDWLNNKAEDPTLWNDAQEAQKLMRERQQLDEGISGVKAIEQQLKDNIELIELGEEEGDAAIVKEAEDALKAVKVEAARKQVEAMLSGEADANDTYLEVHSGAGGTESQDWANMLLRMYTRWAERSGFKVELLEVHDGEEAGIKSATLLVKGHNAYGWLKTESGVHRLVRISPYDSNARRHTSFSSIWVYPVVDESINIEVNESDCRIDTYRSSGAGGQHVNTTDSAVRITHIPTGIVVACQQERSQHKNRAKAWDMLRARLYEAELKKREEAANAEAASKTDIGWGHQIRSYVLQPYQLVKDMRTGVESTAPSDVLDGELNEFMEAALAHRVNGGADAVVDDLN, encoded by the exons ATGCGCGCGGAAATCGAGAACATCGTCGACGAGATCAAGCAGGCCATAAGCCTGCTGAGGAGGCATCTT GACTGGGATCAGGCGCTGAGACGACTGGACTGGTTGAACAACAAGGCAGAGGACCCGACCCTCTGGAACGATGCCCAGGAGGCTCAGAAGCTGATGCGCGAGCGCCAGCAGCTGGACGAGGGCATCAGTGGCGTAAAAGCCATCGAGCAGCAGCTCAAGGACAATATAGAACTCATCGAACTCGGTGAGGAGGAAGGCGACGCCGCGATCGTCAAGGAAGCCGAGGATGCGCTGAAGGCCGTCAAGGTGGAGGCCGCGCGCAAGCAGGTCGAAGCCATGCTTTCCGGCGAGGCCGACGCCAACGACACCTATCTCGAAGTGCATTCCGGCGCTGGTGGCACGGAAAGCCAGGACTGGGCGAACATGCTTCTGCGCATGTACACTCGCTGGGCGGAGCGCTCGGGCTTCAAGGTGGAGCTGCTGGAAGTCCATGACGGCGAAGAAGCGGGCATCAAGTCCGCGACGCTCCTCGTCAAGGGGCACAACGCCTATGGCTGGCTGAAGACCGAATCGGGCGTGCACCGTCTCGTCCGCATCTCGCCCTATGACAGCAATGCGCGGCGCCACACCTCGTTCTCGTCGATCTGGGTTTATCCGGTCGTCGACGAATCGATCAACATCGAGGTCAACGAGAGCGACTGCCGCATCGACACCTACCGTTCGTCGGGCGCCGGCGGCCAGCACGTCAACACGACCGACTCGGCCGTGCGCATCACGCACATCCCGACCGGCATCGTCGTCGCCTGCCAGCAGGAGCGTTCGCAGCACAAGAACCGCGCCAAGGCCTGGGACATGCTCCGTGCCCGTCTCTACGAAGCAGAGCTGAAGAAGCGCGAGGAAGCCGCCAACGCCGAAGCCGCCTCGAAGACGGATATCGGCTGGGGCCACCAGATCCGCTCCTACGTCCTCCAGCCCTACCAGCTGGTCAAGGACATGCGCACGGGCGTCGAAAGCACGGCGCCGTCGGACGTTCTCGACGGCGAGCTCAACGAGTTCATGGAAGCCGCGCTTGCCCACCGCGTGAACGGCGGTGCCGACGCCGTCGTTGACGACCTGAACTAA
- a CDS encoding NAD kinase, translating to MTRKFTSLSFVASQASEAQEARNELIAIYGNADPEEADVIVALGGDGFMLQTLHTTMNTGKRVYGMNRGSIGFLMNRYETQDLEARIEHAVENAFRPLEMVTSDASGQERRALAINEVYLFRQSYQAAKLRVSIDGRMRLEELICDGLLLATPAGSTAYNLSAHGPILPLEAPLLALTPVSPFRPRRWRGALLPNKVTVEIEVLEAEKRPVNAVADNTEVKSVTSVRIAESVGLSARILSDPDHSWSDRILAEQFDY from the coding sequence ATGACGCGTAAATTCACCTCCCTCTCCTTCGTCGCCTCGCAGGCGAGCGAAGCGCAGGAAGCGCGCAACGAGCTGATCGCCATCTACGGCAATGCCGATCCGGAAGAGGCCGATGTGATCGTGGCGCTCGGCGGCGACGGCTTCATGCTGCAGACGCTGCACACGACGATGAATACCGGCAAACGCGTCTACGGCATGAACCGGGGCTCCATCGGCTTCCTGATGAACCGCTACGAGACGCAGGATCTCGAGGCGCGGATCGAGCATGCGGTGGAAAACGCCTTCCGGCCGCTCGAAATGGTGACGAGCGATGCGAGCGGACAGGAACGGCGGGCGCTGGCGATCAACGAAGTGTACCTTTTCCGCCAGTCCTACCAGGCGGCGAAACTGCGGGTCAGCATCGACGGGCGCATGCGGCTGGAGGAACTGATCTGCGACGGCCTGCTTCTGGCGACGCCCGCCGGTTCCACGGCCTACAACCTTTCCGCCCACGGCCCCATCCTGCCGCTGGAGGCTCCGCTTCTCGCGCTCACCCCGGTCAGCCCGTTCCGGCCCCGCCGCTGGCGCGGCGCGCTGCTGCCGAACAAGGTGACGGTGGAGATCGAGGTGCTGGAAGCCGAAAAGCGGCCCGTCAACGCGGTGGCCGACAATACCGAGGTCAAGTCCGTGACGTCTGTGCGCATCGCCGAATCGGTGGGGCTTTCGGCGCGCATCCTCTCCGACCCGGATCATTCCTGGTCCGACCGGATTCTTGCCGAACAATTCGATTATTGA
- the tnpA gene encoding IS200/IS605 family transposase produces the protein MDERSQSHATWDCKYHVVFASKYRTKRLYGDVRRELGDLLHNLARQKGCEIREGHLMPDHVHMLISIPPKYSVSSIVGFLKGKTALYVANKYARKRRYKGYHFWARGYFVSTAGYDEQVVRRYIRNQEKADKASDFADLFNRSY, from the coding sequence ATGGACGAACGATCGCAATCACACGCGACGTGGGACTGCAAATATCATGTGGTCTTCGCGAGTAAGTACCGAACGAAGCGCCTTTACGGGGACGTAAGGCGTGAGTTGGGTGATCTGCTGCATAATCTTGCTCGACAAAAGGGATGCGAGATCAGGGAAGGGCACTTGATGCCCGACCATGTGCACATGCTGATATCGATCCCGCCGAAATACTCGGTGTCTTCGATTGTCGGCTTTTTGAAAGGCAAGACGGCCCTTTACGTGGCCAACAAATATGCCCGCAAGCGGCGCTACAAGGGCTATCACTTTTGGGCGCGTGGGTACTTCGTCTCTACGGCTGGCTATGATGAGCAGGTCGTCAGACGTTATATCCGTAATCAGGAAAAGGCCGACAAAGCTTCCGACTTTGCCGACCTCTTTAACCGTAGCTACTAA
- a CDS encoding LysR family transcriptional regulator: protein MQDLNDLALYAAVVRHKGFTAAAHALSVPKSKISKRIAALEEQLGVRLIERSTRKLAVTDIGQSFYERCEAVLSGVEAAEAVVAVAKAEPAGTVRLSMPPGFAPVVADILPGFMKRFPLVRLSILTTGRPVDLIEERIDVALRVRDSYDTDQSLIVRRFGGTRRYLAASPRFLERYGPIDLDTIGRVPTLSMQENNPRAIWTLYHANGEVHDVSHSPVLTCSDFSVLERATIEGVGLGLLPDMIVERGFRSGLLTPVLPDWTSAESAVHAVFTSRHGMLPAVRALIDHLAENLPRSMERCQEIVPRAASDSNWSI, encoded by the coding sequence ATGCAGGACCTGAACGATCTCGCACTCTACGCCGCCGTCGTGCGGCACAAGGGTTTTACGGCGGCGGCCCATGCGCTCTCCGTGCCGAAATCGAAGATCAGCAAGCGGATCGCGGCGCTGGAGGAGCAGCTCGGCGTGCGGCTCATCGAACGCTCGACCCGCAAACTCGCCGTCACCGATATCGGCCAGTCCTTCTACGAGCGCTGCGAGGCGGTGCTGTCAGGCGTGGAGGCGGCCGAAGCCGTCGTCGCCGTCGCCAAGGCCGAGCCGGCGGGCACCGTCCGCCTGTCGATGCCGCCGGGCTTCGCGCCTGTCGTGGCCGATATCCTGCCCGGCTTCATGAAGCGCTTTCCGCTGGTGCGCCTCTCCATCCTCACCACCGGCCGGCCGGTCGATCTCATCGAGGAACGGATCGACGTCGCGCTGCGCGTGCGCGACAGCTACGATACCGACCAATCGCTGATCGTGCGCCGCTTCGGCGGCACGCGGCGCTATCTCGCGGCAAGCCCGCGCTTTCTCGAGCGCTACGGCCCGATCGATCTCGACACGATCGGCCGCGTGCCAACGCTCTCCATGCAGGAAAACAACCCACGCGCCATCTGGACGCTGTACCACGCCAATGGCGAGGTGCACGACGTCTCCCATTCGCCGGTGCTGACCTGCTCGGATTTCAGCGTGCTGGAGCGGGCGACGATCGAGGGCGTCGGCCTCGGCCTGCTGCCGGACATGATTGTCGAGCGCGGTTTTCGCAGCGGCCTGCTGACGCCGGTTCTGCCGGACTGGACGAGCGCCGAATCGGCCGTGCACGCCGTCTTCACCTCGCGCCACGGCATGCTGCCTGCCGTTCGCGCCCTCATCGACCACTTGGCCGAAAACCTGCCGCGCTCGATGGAACGCTGCCAGGAAATCGTCCCCAGGGCGGCCTCCGACAGCAACTGGTCGATCTGA
- a CDS encoding FMN-dependent NADH-azoreductase codes for MNVLHIDSGILGDHSVSRRLTAAVVAQIKAEQPGATVTYRDLVASPLPHLSGAHLMAANAKPEDVDARIAADVAESQVVLDEFLSADTIILGVPMYNFSLPSQLKAWIDRVAVAGKTFRYTAEGPEGLAKGKKVIIVSTRGGHYSAGPAAAMDHQESYLKVVLGFFGITDVEVVRAEGLNLSADSKVEAISEAERTISGRANLRLVG; via the coding sequence ATGAACGTTCTCCATATCGACTCCGGCATCCTCGGAGACCATTCCGTATCCCGCCGCCTGACCGCGGCCGTCGTCGCCCAGATCAAGGCCGAGCAGCCGGGCGCCACGGTGACCTATCGCGATCTCGTCGCAAGCCCGCTGCCGCATCTTTCCGGCGCCCACCTGATGGCGGCCAATGCCAAGCCGGAAGACGTCGATGCCAGGATCGCGGCCGACGTCGCCGAGAGCCAGGTCGTCCTCGACGAATTCCTCTCTGCCGACACCATCATCCTCGGCGTGCCCATGTACAATTTCTCCCTGCCCAGCCAGCTCAAGGCCTGGATCGACCGCGTCGCCGTCGCCGGCAAGACGTTCCGCTATACGGCCGAAGGGCCGGAAGGCCTTGCCAAGGGCAAGAAGGTCATTATCGTTTCTACCCGCGGCGGCCACTACAGCGCCGGCCCAGCGGCTGCAATGGACCACCAGGAGAGCTACCTGAAGGTCGTGCTCGGCTTCTTCGGCATCACGGATGTGGAAGTGGTGCGCGCGGAGGGCCTGAACCTCAGCGCCGATTCGAAGGTCGAAGCCATTTCCGAAGCTGAGCGCACCATTTCGGGCCGGGCCAACCTGCGGCTCGTCGGCTGA
- the rlmB gene encoding 23S rRNA (guanosine(2251)-2'-O)-methyltransferase RlmB: protein MSKDDTGGKSAKDTHYANLRRAHRDQKRERGEIPTPKDDRRRKPAEGWKPPTLAPDQVYLYGLHTVRAALDNPERKIIKLSVSLNAAQRLELPDFSTLPYPVETVLPSDLDKVLGADAIHQGVMLETRPLPVRRLEALKDSPLLLVLDQVTDPHNVGAIMRSAVAFNAGAVITTQRHSPTESGVLAKTASGALELIPYVQITNLSDALEELHKLGFVTIGLDSEGPAPLEGTLSGQRIALVMGAEGKGLRQKTRATCKALARLDMPGAIKSLNVSNAAAIALYATHRHLFG, encoded by the coding sequence ATGAGCAAAGATGACACCGGCGGCAAGTCCGCAAAAGACACCCATTACGCCAACCTGCGCCGGGCGCACCGCGACCAGAAGCGCGAGCGCGGCGAGATCCCGACGCCGAAGGACGACCGCCGCCGCAAGCCGGCGGAAGGCTGGAAGCCGCCCACCCTCGCCCCGGACCAGGTCTATCTTTATGGCCTGCACACCGTGCGCGCGGCGCTCGACAATCCCGAGCGCAAGATCATCAAGCTCTCGGTGAGCCTGAATGCCGCCCAGCGGCTGGAGCTGCCGGATTTCTCGACGCTGCCCTACCCGGTCGAGACCGTGCTTCCCTCCGATCTCGACAAGGTCCTCGGCGCGGACGCCATCCACCAGGGCGTGATGCTGGAAACGCGCCCGCTGCCGGTGCGCCGGCTCGAGGCGCTGAAGGACAGCCCGCTGCTTCTGGTGCTCGATCAGGTCACGGACCCGCACAATGTCGGCGCCATCATGCGCTCGGCCGTCGCCTTCAATGCCGGCGCGGTCATCACCACGCAGCGCCATTCGCCGACCGAATCGGGCGTGCTCGCCAAGACCGCCTCCGGCGCGCTTGAACTCATCCCCTATGTCCAGATCACCAACCTTTCCGATGCGCTGGAAGAGTTGCACAAGCTCGGCTTCGTGACGATCGGCCTTGATTCGGAAGGGCCGGCGCCGCTGGAGGGAACGCTGTCCGGCCAGCGCATCGCGCTCGTCATGGGCGCGGAAGGCAAGGGCCTAAGGCAGAAGACGCGCGCCACCTGCAAGGCGCTCGCCCGTCTCGACATGCCCGGCGCGATCAAGTCGCTCAACGTCTCCAATGCGGCCGCCATCGCGCTCTACGCCACGCACCGCCATCTCTTCGGCTGA
- the zwf gene encoding glucose-6-phosphate dehydrogenase — protein MRVGPGYPQVVVLVGATGDLSRRKLLPGLFHLINAGFIPGCRIIGVSLDDMDAGGFRAIARDSLDKFLTRKFTEAEWEAFSASLDYVPLSAGADVLKAAVERAEEALGAETRRIHYLSVPPNAALPAVQLLAQAGLTDRCRIIMEKPFGTDLASAVALNKKLHEVFDEKQIFRIDHFLGKEPAQNILAFRFGNGLFEPIWNRNFIDHVQIDVPETLGLSTRAAFYETTGAYRDMVVTHLFQILAFMAMEPPTALEPAPISEEKNKVFRSMLPIEPRDVVRGQYIGYRKEPGVDPESDTDTFIALKCAIDNWRWAGVPFFLRTGKRLAEGQRIISIAFREPPKSMFPAGSGVGAQGPDHLTFDLADASKVSLSFYGKRPGPGFRLDKLSLQFAMSETGLIGEVLEAYERLILDAMRGDHTLFTTAEGIERLWEVSQPLLDNPPPVRLYDQGGWGPKSIHQLIAPHAWRLPFERAWRDSAKVD, from the coding sequence ATGCGGGTCGGTCCCGGCTATCCACAGGTCGTCGTGCTCGTCGGAGCGACGGGCGATCTCTCGCGCCGCAAGCTGCTGCCGGGCCTGTTCCATCTCATCAATGCCGGCTTCATTCCGGGCTGCCGGATCATCGGCGTCTCGCTCGACGATATGGACGCCGGCGGTTTCCGGGCCATCGCGCGCGATTCGCTCGACAAGTTCCTGACACGCAAATTCACCGAGGCGGAGTGGGAGGCGTTTTCCGCGTCCCTCGATTATGTCCCGCTTTCCGCCGGCGCCGATGTGCTGAAGGCGGCGGTCGAGAGGGCGGAGGAAGCGCTGGGCGCCGAGACGCGGCGCATTCACTATCTCTCCGTGCCGCCGAATGCCGCTCTGCCGGCCGTGCAGCTTCTCGCCCAGGCCGGGCTGACGGATCGCTGCCGCATCATCATGGAAAAGCCCTTCGGCACCGACCTTGCCAGCGCGGTGGCGCTGAACAAGAAGCTGCACGAGGTGTTCGACGAGAAGCAGATTTTCCGCATCGACCATTTCCTCGGCAAGGAGCCGGCGCAGAACATCCTGGCCTTCCGCTTCGGCAACGGCCTGTTCGAGCCGATCTGGAACCGCAACTTCATCGATCACGTACAGATCGACGTGCCGGAGACGCTCGGCCTTTCCACGCGCGCGGCCTTCTACGAGACCACCGGCGCCTATCGCGACATGGTGGTGACCCATCTGTTTCAGATCCTCGCCTTCATGGCGATGGAGCCGCCCACTGCGCTCGAGCCGGCGCCGATCTCGGAGGAGAAGAACAAGGTGTTCCGCTCCATGCTGCCGATCGAGCCGCGCGACGTGGTGCGCGGTCAATATATCGGCTACCGCAAGGAGCCCGGCGTCGATCCGGAAAGCGACACCGACACCTTCATCGCCCTCAAATGCGCCATCGACAACTGGCGCTGGGCCGGGGTGCCGTTCTTCCTGCGCACCGGCAAGCGCCTTGCCGAAGGACAGCGCATCATCTCGATCGCCTTCCGTGAGCCGCCGAAGTCGATGTTCCCGGCCGGCTCCGGCGTCGGCGCGCAGGGGCCCGATCACCTCACCTTCGATTTGGCCGATGCCTCCAAGGTCTCGCTCTCCTTCTACGGCAAGCGGCCCGGCCCGGGTTTCAGGCTCGACAAGCTCTCGCTGCAATTCGCCATGAGCGAAACCGGCCTGATCGGCGAAGTGCTGGAGGCCTATGAGCGCCTGATCCTCGATGCCATGCGCGGCGACCATACGCTTTTCACCACCGCCGAGGGCATCGAGCGCCTCTGGGAGGTCTCCCAGCCGCTGCTCGACAATCCGCCGCCGGTCCGGCTTTACGACCAGGGCGGCTGGGGGCCGAAATCGATCCACCAGCTCATCGCCCCGCATGCCTGGCGGCTGCCCTTCGAGCGGGCCTGGCGGGATTCGGCAAAGGTCGATTGA
- the tuf gene encoding elongation factor Tu, producing MAKSKFERNKPHVNIGTIGHVDHGKTSLTAAITKYFGEFKAYDQIDAAPEEKARGITISTAHVEYETPNRHYAHVDCPGHADYVKNMITGAAQMDGAILVCSAADGPMPQTREHILLARQVGVPAIVVFLNKVDQVDDAELLELVELEVRELLSSYDFPGDDIPIIKGSALAALEDSDKKIGEDAIRELMAAVDSYIPTPERPIDQPFLMPIEDVFSISGRGTVVTGRVERGIVKVGEEVEIVGIRPTSKTTVTGVEMFRKLLDQGQAGDNIGALVRGVNRDGVERGQILCKPGSVKPHKKFMAEAYILTKEEGGRHTPFFTNYRPQFYFRTTDVTGIVSLPEGTEMVMPGDNVTVAVELIVPIAMEEKLRFAIREGGRTVGAGIVASIVE from the coding sequence ATGGCAAAGAGCAAGTTTGAGCGCAACAAGCCTCACGTAAACATCGGCACGATCGGCCACGTTGACCATGGTAAGACGTCGCTGACGGCAGCGATCACGAAGTACTTCGGCGAGTTCAAGGCGTACGACCAGATCGACGCTGCCCCGGAAGAAAAGGCACGCGGCATCACGATCTCGACGGCGCACGTCGAATACGAGACGCCGAACCGTCACTACGCGCACGTCGACTGCCCCGGCCACGCCGACTACGTCAAGAACATGATCACCGGTGCAGCGCAGATGGACGGCGCGATCCTGGTTTGCTCTGCCGCCGACGGCCCGATGCCGCAGACGCGCGAGCACATCCTGCTCGCCCGCCAGGTCGGCGTTCCCGCGATCGTGGTGTTCCTGAACAAGGTCGACCAGGTCGACGACGCCGAGCTTCTGGAGCTCGTCGAGCTTGAAGTGCGCGAACTTCTGTCGTCCTACGACTTCCCGGGCGACGATATCCCGATCATCAAGGGCTCGGCTCTTGCTGCTCTCGAAGATTCGGACAAGAAGATCGGCGAAGACGCGATCCGCGAGCTGATGGCCGCTGTCGACAGCTACATCCCGACGCCCGAGCGTCCGATCGACCAGCCGTTCCTGATGCCGATCGAAGACGTGTTCTCGATCTCGGGCCGTGGTACGGTCGTGACGGGCCGCGTCGAGCGTGGCATCGTCAAGGTCGGTGAAGAAGTCGAGATCGTCGGCATCCGTCCGACGTCGAAGACGACGGTGACCGGCGTTGAAATGTTCCGCAAGCTGCTCGACCAGGGCCAGGCCGGCGACAACATCGGTGCGCTGGTTCGCGGTGTGAACCGTGACGGCGTCGAGCGTGGCCAGATCCTGTGCAAGCCGGGTTCGGTCAAGCCGCACAAGAAGTTCATGGCTGAGGCCTACATCCTGACGAAGGAAGAAGGCGGCCGTCATACGCCGTTCTTCACGAACTACCGTCCGCAGTTCTACTTCCGCACGACGGACGTGACGGGCATCGTTTCGCTGCCGGAAGGCACGGAAATGGTCATGCCGGGCGACAACGTGACGGTTGCCGTCGAGCTGATCGTTCCGATCGCGATGGAAGAAAAGCTGCGCTTCGCAATCCGCGAAGGCGGCCGCACCGTCGGCGCCGGCATCGTAGCCTCGATCGTTGAATAA
- the secE gene encoding preprotein translocase subunit SecE, which translates to MASKTNPIAFLQQVRSETAKVTWPSRRETMISTVMVFVMVFLAAVFFFAADQLMGWLIGLVLNAGA; encoded by the coding sequence ATGGCATCGAAAACGAATCCGATTGCGTTTCTGCAGCAGGTACGCTCCGAGACGGCGAAAGTGACTTGGCCTTCGCGGCGCGAGACGATGATCTCGACCGTCATGGTTTTCGTCATGGTCTTCCTTGCTGCGGTGTTCTTCTTCGCTGCGGACCAGTTGATGGGCTGGCTGATCGGTCTCGTCCTGAACGCTGGCGCTTGA
- the nusG gene encoding transcription termination/antitermination protein NusG encodes MASRWYIVHAYSNFEKKVAEDIENKARQKGLDHLFEKILVPTEKVVEVRRGRKVDSERKFFPGYVLVRANLTDEAYHLIKNTPKVTGFLGSDNKPVPIPDSEAERILSQVQDGVDRPKPSVSFEIGEQVRVSDGPFASFNGIVQDVDEERSRLKVEVSIFGRATPVELEYAQVEKI; translated from the coding sequence ATGGCTTCCCGTTGGTACATCGTCCACGCCTATTCCAATTTCGAGAAGAAGGTCGCGGAGGATATCGAGAACAAGGCCCGCCAGAAGGGTCTCGACCATCTCTTTGAAAAGATCCTCGTGCCGACCGAGAAGGTTGTCGAGGTGCGTCGCGGCCGTAAGGTCGATTCGGAGCGCAAGTTCTTCCCCGGCTACGTGCTGGTGCGGGCGAACCTGACGGACGAAGCGTACCACCTCATCAAGAATACGCCGAAGGTGACGGGCTTCCTCGGTTCCGACAACAAGCCGGTTCCGATCCCTGACAGCGAGGCGGAGCGGATCCTGTCGCAGGTCCAGGACGGCGTCGACCGTCCGAAGCCCTCGGTCTCCTTCGAGATCGGCGAGCAGGTTCGCGTTTCCGACGGTCCGTTCGCTTCGTTCAACGGTATCGTCCAGGACGTCGACGAGGAGCGTTCGCGCCTCAAGGTGGAAGTGTCGATCTTCGGTCGTGCTACCCCGGTCGAGCTGGAATACGCCCAGGTCGAGAAAATCTGA